In Arachis hypogaea cultivar Tifrunner chromosome 17, arahy.Tifrunner.gnm2.J5K5, whole genome shotgun sequence, a single window of DNA contains:
- the LOC112765495 gene encoding CBL-interacting serine/threonine-protein kinase 8, which translates to MVVRKVGKYEIGRTIGEGTFAKVKFAQNTETGESVAMKVLDRATIIKHSMVDQIKREISIMKLVRHPYVVRLHEVLASRTKIYIILEFITGGELFDKIIHHGRLSEAEARRYFQQLIDGVDYCHSKGVYHRDLKPENLLLDSQGNIKISDFGLSALPEQGVSLLRTTCGTPNYVAPEVLSHKGYNGAVADVWSCGVILYVLLAGYLPFDELDLTTLYSKINKADFSCPSWFPVGAKSLICRILDTNPETRITIEQIRNDEWFQRGYVPVSLQEHEDVNLDDINAAFDDAEEERDIRQSHNEDMGPLLLNAFDLIILSQGLNLASMFDKGQGSLKHHTRFISQKPAKVVLSSMEVVAQSMGFKTHIRNFKMRIEGVSANKTSFFSVILEVFEVAPTFYMVDIQNAAGDAGEYLNFYKSFCGNLDDIIWKPPHEASKSRISKTKSKRR; encoded by the exons aTGGTGGTTAGGAAAGTAGGGAAGTACGAGATAGGGAGGACGATTGGGGAAGGAACCTTCGCGAAGGTGAAGTTCGCTCAGAACACTGAGACCGGTGAGAGCGTCGCCATGAAAGTTCTTGACCGCGCCACAATCATCAAGCACAGCATGGTGGACCAG ATCAAGAGGGAGATTTCTATTATGAAGCTAGTGAGGCATCCCTATGTTGTTCGCTTGCATGAG gttcTAGCAAGCAGAACGAAGATTTATATCATATTGGAGTTCATTACAGGTGGTGAATTGTTCGATAAAATT ATACATCATGGACGTCTTAGCGAGGCTGAAGCTAGAAGATATTTCCAACAGCTTATTGATGGCGTAGATTATTGCCACAGCAAGGGAGTCTATCACAGAGATTTGAAG CCAGAGAATCTTTTACTTGATTCACAAGGCAAtataaaaatttcagattttggtTTAAGCGCATTACCAGAACAG GGTGTGAGTCTCCTTCGGACAACTTGTGGCACTCCAAACTATGTAGCCCCCGAG GTACTCAGTCACAAGGGTTACAATGGTGCTGTGGCAGATGTTTGGTCCTGTGGGGTTATCCTCTATGTCCTATTGGCTGGATACCTTCCCTTTGATGAGCTTGATCTAACCACCTTATACAGTAAG ATTAATAAAGCAGACTTTTCATGCCCTTCTTGGTTTCCTGTAGGGGCAAAATCATTGATATGTAGAATTTTGGACACAAATCCTGAAACG CGTATAACCATAGAACAAATAAGAAACGATGAATGGTTTCAGAGGGGATACGTTCCAGTCAGCCTTCAGGAGCATGAAGATGTAAATCTGGATGACATAAATGCTGCTTTTGATGATGCCGAG GAAGAGAGAGATATTCGTCAAAGCCATAATGAGGACATGGGTCCCTTATTGCTTAATGCATTTGACTTGATCATTCTATCTCAAGGCTTAAACCTCGCATCAATGTTTGACAAGGGACAG GGCTCTCTTAAGCATCACACACGTTTTATATCTCAAAAGCCAGCAAAGGTGGTTTTATCAAGTATGGAAGTTGTGGCCCAATCAATGGGATTTAAGACGCATATTCGCAACTTTAAG ATGAGAATAGAGGGTGTCTCAGCAAATAAAACATCTTTTTTCTCGGTTATTCTGGAG GTTTTTGAGGTGGCTCCCACATTTTATATGGTGGACATTCAGAATGCAGCTGGAGATGCTGGCGAATATCTCAAT TTTTACAAGAGTTTTTGCGGCAATCTTGACGATATAATCTGGAAACCACCTCATGAagcaagcaaatcaaggatctcTAAGACTAAAAGCAAAAGGCGATAG
- the LOC112762508 gene encoding phosphoglycerate mutase-like protein 1 isoform X2, with the protein MFQWLHLLADSDQPTPNSFLTIALQFFHHRNVLLLAFFASLLAQIWMLLQVKVFIHCTVVRHAQGFHNVEGDKNPDAYLSYDLFDANLTPLGWSQVDNLRKHVKTSDVSKGIELVIVSPLLRTMQTAVGVFGGEAYTDGITAPPLMNDNVGDSGRPAISSLNCPPFIAVEQCREHLGVHPCDKRRSITEYRNMFPAIDFSLIESDEDILWKPDIRETNEEVVARGLKFFEWLWKRKEKEIAVVSHSGFLFHALSSFGNDCHPTIKSEICTHYANCELRSVVIIDRGMIGSDNPTTNYPGKIPAGLDLPSDIADEKLSGNGEAN; encoded by the exons ATGTTTCAGTGGTTGCACTTGCTTGCAGATTCAGACCAACCCACCCCTAACAGTTTTTTAAC CATCGCCCTGCAATTTTTCCACCATCGCAACGTTCTCCTCCTCGCATTCTTCGCTTCTCTCCTCgctcag ATATGGATGCTGCTGCAAGTCAAGGTCTTTATCCATTGCACCGTT GTTAGACATGCACAAGGCTTTCACAATGTAGAAGGAGACAAGAATCCTGATGCATACTTGTCTTATGATCTTTTTGATGCAAACCTAACCCCTCTTGGCTGGAGCCAG GTTGACAACCTGCGAAAGCATGTTAAGACAAGCGATGTTTCTAAAGGAATTGAACTAGTCATTGTTTCCCCCTTGTTAAG GACCATGCAAACAGCAGTTGGGGTTTTTGGTGGTGAAGCATACACTGATGGGATTACTGCGCCTCCTCTGATGAATGATAATGTTGGAGATAGTGGTCGTCCTGCAATTTCTAGTCTGAATTGCCCACCATTTATAGCAGTAGAGCAGTGCCGAGAGCATTTG GGAGTTCATCCTTGTGATAAGAGAAGAAGCATCACTGAGTATCGGAATATGTTTCCAGCTATTGATTTTTCACTG ATAGAAAGTGATGAGGACATTTTGTGGAAACCTGACATTAGAGAGACGAATGAAGAAGTTGTTGCCAGGGGACTGAAGTTTTTTGAATG GTTGTGGAAGCGTAAAGAGAAAGAGATAGCTGTTGTTTCTCACAGCGGTTTTCTGTTTCATGCCCTAAGTTCTTTTGGAAATGATTGCCATCCAACTATAAAGAGTGAAATCTGCACACA CTATGCTAATTGCGAACTACGTTCTGTTGTTATCATTGATAGAGG CATGATTGGCTCAGATAACCCAACTACCAACTATCCTGGCAAAATTCCTGCTGGTCTTGACCTTCCTAGTGACATTGCTGATGAGAAACTTTCAGGGAATGGGGAAGCGAATTAA
- the LOC112762508 gene encoding phosphoglycerate mutase-like protein 1 isoform X6 translates to MLLQVKVFIHCTVVRHAQGFHNVEGDKNPDAYLSYDLFDANLTPLGWSQVDNLRKHVKTSDVSKGIELVIVSPLLRTMQTAVGVFGGEAYTDGITAPPLMNDNVGDSGRPAISSLNCPPFIAVEQCREHLGVHPCDKRRSITEYRNMFPAIDFSLIESDEDILWKPDIRETNEEVVARGLKFFEWLWKRKEKEIAVVSHSGFLFHALSSFGNDCHPTIKSEICTHYANCELRSVVIIDRGMIGSDNPTTNYPGKIPAGLDLPSDIADEKLSGNGEAN, encoded by the exons ATGCTGCTGCAAGTCAAGGTCTTTATCCATTGCACCGTT GTTAGACATGCACAAGGCTTTCACAATGTAGAAGGAGACAAGAATCCTGATGCATACTTGTCTTATGATCTTTTTGATGCAAACCTAACCCCTCTTGGCTGGAGCCAG GTTGACAACCTGCGAAAGCATGTTAAGACAAGCGATGTTTCTAAAGGAATTGAACTAGTCATTGTTTCCCCCTTGTTAAG GACCATGCAAACAGCAGTTGGGGTTTTTGGTGGTGAAGCATACACTGATGGGATTACTGCGCCTCCTCTGATGAATGATAATGTTGGAGATAGTGGTCGTCCTGCAATTTCTAGTCTGAATTGCCCACCATTTATAGCAGTAGAGCAGTGCCGAGAGCATTTG GGAGTTCATCCTTGTGATAAGAGAAGAAGCATCACTGAGTATCGGAATATGTTTCCAGCTATTGATTTTTCACTG ATAGAAAGTGATGAGGACATTTTGTGGAAACCTGACATTAGAGAGACGAATGAAGAAGTTGTTGCCAGGGGACTGAAGTTTTTTGAATG GTTGTGGAAGCGTAAAGAGAAAGAGATAGCTGTTGTTTCTCACAGCGGTTTTCTGTTTCATGCCCTAAGTTCTTTTGGAAATGATTGCCATCCAACTATAAAGAGTGAAATCTGCACACA CTATGCTAATTGCGAACTACGTTCTGTTGTTATCATTGATAGAGG CATGATTGGCTCAGATAACCCAACTACCAACTATCCTGGCAAAATTCCTGCTGGTCTTGACCTTCCTAGTGACATTGCTGATGAGAAACTTTCAGGGAATGGGGAAGCGAATTAA
- the LOC112762508 gene encoding phosphoglycerate mutase-like protein 1 isoform X5 yields the protein MDAAASQGLYPLHRCKTLHLVRHAQGFHNVEGDKNPDAYLSYDLFDANLTPLGWSQVDNLRKHVKTSDVSKGIELVIVSPLLRTMQTAVGVFGGEAYTDGITAPPLMNDNVGDSGRPAISSLNCPPFIAVEQCREHLGVHPCDKRRSITEYRNMFPAIDFSLIESDEDILWKPDIRETNEEVVARGLKFFEWLWKRKEKEIAVVSHSGFLFHALSSFGNDCHPTIKSEICTHYANCELRSVVIIDRGMIGSDNPTTNYPGKIPAGLDLPSDIADEKLSGNGEAN from the exons ATGGATGCTGCTGCAAGTCAAGGTCTTTATCCATTGCACCGTTGTAAAACTCTTCACCTG GTTAGACATGCACAAGGCTTTCACAATGTAGAAGGAGACAAGAATCCTGATGCATACTTGTCTTATGATCTTTTTGATGCAAACCTAACCCCTCTTGGCTGGAGCCAG GTTGACAACCTGCGAAAGCATGTTAAGACAAGCGATGTTTCTAAAGGAATTGAACTAGTCATTGTTTCCCCCTTGTTAAG GACCATGCAAACAGCAGTTGGGGTTTTTGGTGGTGAAGCATACACTGATGGGATTACTGCGCCTCCTCTGATGAATGATAATGTTGGAGATAGTGGTCGTCCTGCAATTTCTAGTCTGAATTGCCCACCATTTATAGCAGTAGAGCAGTGCCGAGAGCATTTG GGAGTTCATCCTTGTGATAAGAGAAGAAGCATCACTGAGTATCGGAATATGTTTCCAGCTATTGATTTTTCACTG ATAGAAAGTGATGAGGACATTTTGTGGAAACCTGACATTAGAGAGACGAATGAAGAAGTTGTTGCCAGGGGACTGAAGTTTTTTGAATG GTTGTGGAAGCGTAAAGAGAAAGAGATAGCTGTTGTTTCTCACAGCGGTTTTCTGTTTCATGCCCTAAGTTCTTTTGGAAATGATTGCCATCCAACTATAAAGAGTGAAATCTGCACACA CTATGCTAATTGCGAACTACGTTCTGTTGTTATCATTGATAGAGG CATGATTGGCTCAGATAACCCAACTACCAACTATCCTGGCAAAATTCCTGCTGGTCTTGACCTTCCTAGTGACATTGCTGATGAGAAACTTTCAGGGAATGGGGAAGCGAATTAA
- the LOC112765073 gene encoding uncharacterized protein — translation MDLVAPHEQFFSFHNLHRELTRPSSNFKGRVLDNNTLSRPSINFAKLNCIIKLRRRNRYSNNRILAVSNGKLHHFGGGRSVAPPNGESNGTVEACRTLEEFENNQYLRKLVRNGELDEGLRFLERMAYQGDIPDVIACTTLIRGFCRARRTKKATRILEILEDSGAVPDVITYNVLISGYCKSGEIDKALQVLERMSVAPDVVTYNTILRSLCDGGKLKQAMEVLDRQLQRECYPDVITYTILIEATCKECGVGQAMKLLDEMRSRGCKPDVVTFNVLINGICKEGRLDEAIKFLNNMPSYGCQPNVITHNIILRSMCSTGRWMDAERLLSDMLRKGCAPSVVTFNILINFLCRKGLLGRAIDILEKMPKHGCIPNSLSYNPLLHGFCKEKKMDRAIQYLELMVSRGCYPDIVTYNTLLTALCKDGKVDVAVEILNQLSHKGCSPVLITYNTVIDGLSKAGKTELAVELLEEMCRKGLKPDIITYSSLLGGLSREGKVDEAIKIFRDLERLGIRPNAITYNSVMLGLCKVQQTSRAIDFLAYMVERGCKPTETTYTILIEGIAYEGLADEALELLNELSSRGLVKKSSVEKILLAPSC, via the exons ATGGATTTGGTGGCACCACACGAACAGTTCTTCTCTTTTCACAACTTGCACAGAGAACTCACAAGACCCTCCTCCAACTTCAAAGGTAGGGTTTTGGACAATAATACCCTTTCTCGCCCTTCTATTAACTTTGCAAAACTTAACTGCATCATTAAGCTTAGAAGAAGAAACCGTTATAGTAATAACCGCATTCTCGCGGTTTCGAACGGTAAATTGCACCATTTTGGTGGTGGAAGATCAGTGGCGCCGCCGAACGGTGAATCGAACGGAACGGTGGAAGCTTGTAGAACATTGGAGGAGTTTGAGAACAACCAGTACCTGAGGAAGCTTGTGAGGAACGGGGAATTAGATGAAGGACTTAGGTTTCTTGAGCGCATGGCTTACCAGGGTGATATCCCTGATGTAATTGCCTGCACCACTTTGATTCGAGGGTTCTGCCGAGCTCGGAGGACCAAGAAGGCGACGAGGATCCTCGAGATACTCGAGGATTCCGGCGCCGTCCCTGATGTTATAACTTACAATGTGTTGATTAGTGGTTACTGTAAGTCAGGGGAGATAGATAAGGCACTCCAGGTGCTCGAGAGAATGAGCGTGGCGCCGGATGTGGTTACTTATAACACCATCTTGCGTAGTTTGTGTGATGGTGGGAAATTGAAGCAGGCAATGGAAGTTCTAGATAGGCAGTTGCAGAGGGAGTGTTATCCAGATGTGATAACTTACACGATTTTGATTGAAGCGACTTGTAAAGAATGTGGCGTTGGCCAGGCGATGAAATTGTTGGATGAGATGAGGAGCAGAGGATGCAAACCGGATGTTGTCACGTTTAATGTTCTTATCAATGGGATTTGTAAGGAAGGCAGGTTGGACGAGGCGATTAAGTTCTTGAATAACATGCCATCATATGGTTGCCAACCGAATGTGATTACTCATAACATTATTTTGCGGAGCATGTGTAGCACCGGGAGATGGATGGATGCGGAGAGGCTGTTATCCGACATGCTTCGCAAGGGTTGCGCCCCTAGTGTTGttacttttaatattttgatCAACTTCTTGTGCCGGAAAGGATTGTTGGGTAGGGCGATCGATATCTTGGAGAAGATGCCAAAGCATGGTTGTATTCCGAATTCCTTGAGTTACAATCCATTGCTTCATGGTTTTTgtaaagaaaagaagatggatAGAGCAATTCAGTACTTGGAACTAATGGTGTCTAGGGGTTGTTATCctgatatagtgacatataatacTTTACTCACAGCATTATGCAAAGATGGGAAGGTGGATGTTGCTGTCGAGATACTGAATCAACTTAGTCACAAAGGATGCTCTCCTGTTTTGATTACTTACAATACGGTTATTGATGGCCTTTCGAAGGCCGGGAAAACGGAGTTGGCTGTGGAACTCTTGGAAGAGATGTGCAGAAAAGGTCTTAAACCTGATATAATTACTTACTCTTCACTGCTCGGAGGTCTCAGCCGGGAAGGGAAAGTCGACGAGGCTATCAAAATTTTCCGGGACTTGGAGAGATTAGGTATTAGGCCAAATGCTATTACTTACAATTCGGTCATGTTGGGGCTATGCAAGGTTCAACAAACTAGTCGCGCTATCGATTTTCTGGCTTATATGGTAGAGAGAGGATGCAAACCTACTGAAACTACATATACAATTCTTATAGAGGGCATTGCTTATGAAGGATTAGCTGACGAAGCTTTGGAGTTGTTGAACGAGTTGAGTTCCAGAGGATTGGTTAAGAAAAGTTCGGTTGAAAAG ATTTTGTTAGCCCCTTCATGTTAG
- the LOC112762508 gene encoding phosphoglycerate mutase-like protein 1 isoform X4, which yields MFQWLHLLADSDQPTPNSFLTIALQFFHHRNVLLLAFFASLLAQVRHAQGFHNVEGDKNPDAYLSYDLFDANLTPLGWSQVDNLRKHVKTSDVSKGIELVIVSPLLRTMQTAVGVFGGEAYTDGITAPPLMNDNVGDSGRPAISSLNCPPFIAVEQCREHLGVHPCDKRRSITEYRNMFPAIDFSLIESDEDILWKPDIRETNEEVVARGLKFFEWLWKRKEKEIAVVSHSGFLFHALSSFGNDCHPTIKSEICTHYANCELRSVVIIDRGMIGSDNPTTNYPGKIPAGLDLPSDIADEKLSGNGEAN from the exons ATGTTTCAGTGGTTGCACTTGCTTGCAGATTCAGACCAACCCACCCCTAACAGTTTTTTAAC CATCGCCCTGCAATTTTTCCACCATCGCAACGTTCTCCTCCTCGCATTCTTCGCTTCTCTCCTCgctcag GTTAGACATGCACAAGGCTTTCACAATGTAGAAGGAGACAAGAATCCTGATGCATACTTGTCTTATGATCTTTTTGATGCAAACCTAACCCCTCTTGGCTGGAGCCAG GTTGACAACCTGCGAAAGCATGTTAAGACAAGCGATGTTTCTAAAGGAATTGAACTAGTCATTGTTTCCCCCTTGTTAAG GACCATGCAAACAGCAGTTGGGGTTTTTGGTGGTGAAGCATACACTGATGGGATTACTGCGCCTCCTCTGATGAATGATAATGTTGGAGATAGTGGTCGTCCTGCAATTTCTAGTCTGAATTGCCCACCATTTATAGCAGTAGAGCAGTGCCGAGAGCATTTG GGAGTTCATCCTTGTGATAAGAGAAGAAGCATCACTGAGTATCGGAATATGTTTCCAGCTATTGATTTTTCACTG ATAGAAAGTGATGAGGACATTTTGTGGAAACCTGACATTAGAGAGACGAATGAAGAAGTTGTTGCCAGGGGACTGAAGTTTTTTGAATG GTTGTGGAAGCGTAAAGAGAAAGAGATAGCTGTTGTTTCTCACAGCGGTTTTCTGTTTCATGCCCTAAGTTCTTTTGGAAATGATTGCCATCCAACTATAAAGAGTGAAATCTGCACACA CTATGCTAATTGCGAACTACGTTCTGTTGTTATCATTGATAGAGG CATGATTGGCTCAGATAACCCAACTACCAACTATCCTGGCAAAATTCCTGCTGGTCTTGACCTTCCTAGTGACATTGCTGATGAGAAACTTTCAGGGAATGGGGAAGCGAATTAA
- the LOC112762507 gene encoding U3 small nucleolar RNA-associated protein 18 homolog, giving the protein MSLISQNARTKAKKTQREEDIKEPPNHEEVEDGKDSDDEALKAKKRKREQSEMQQVREMKKLESFLFGSLYSPVEFGKEDNEVETGDKKSSDLFFTDRSANSVLSVYEGDADISEESDDDRAAVQRKPVWVDDEEEKATINIANVNRLRKLRKEEDEDLISGSEYVSRLRAQHVKLNPGTDWAQIDSRSKIDRSSDDESDEENEAALNQGNKDVDDILRTNEDLVVKSSSKLLPGHVEYSKLVDANIQDPSNGPINSVQFHRNAQLLLATGLDRKLRFFQIDGKRNTKIQSIFLEDCPVRKASFLPDGSQVILSGRRKFFYSFDLVKAKVDKVGPLVGREEKSLENFEVSPDSKLVAFVGNEGYILLVSTKTKQLVSTLKMNGTVRSLAFAEDGQQLLSGGGDGQVYHWDLRTMTCMHKGVDEGCINSTALSTSPGGKLFAAGSDSGIVNIYNREEFLGGKRKPIKTIENLTTKVDFMKFNHDSQILAICSCMKKSSLKLIHIPSYTVFSNWPPPNASLSYPRCLDFSPGGGFMAVGNSAGKVLLYKLHHYQHA; this is encoded by the coding sequence ATGAGTCTGATATCTCAAAATGCTCGCACTAAAGCTAAGAAGACCCAAAGGGAGGAGGACATCAAAGAACCTCCCAATCATGAAGAGGTTGAGGATGGGAAAGATTCTGATGATGAAGCTCTGAAGGCAAAGAAGAGGAAGCGAGAACAGTCAGAAATGCAACAAGTGAGAGAAATGAAAAAGCTGGAAAGCTTTTTGTTTGGCTCTCTGTATTCCCCTGTTGAATTTGGAAAGGAGGATAATGAAGTAGAAACTGGGGATAAAAAGAGCTCGGATTTGTTTTTCACTGACCGTTCTGCAAATAGTGTGCTTTCTGTTTATGAGGGAGATGCTGACATTTCAGAGGAAAGTGATGATGATAGGGCTGCCGTGCAGAGAAAACCTGTATGGgtggatgatgaagaagaaaaggcCACTATTAACATAGCAAATGTTAACAGGTTAAGGAAGttgaggaaggaagaggatgaggaTTTGATTTCTGGTTCAGAGTATGTGTCAAGATTGAGGGCTCAGCATGTAAAGCTGAACCCAGGAACTGATTGGGCACAGATTGATTCGAGGTCCAAAATAGATAGATCGTCTGATGATGAGTCAGATGAAGAAAATGAAGCTGCATTGAACCAAGGTAACAAGGATGTGGATGATATTCTGAGAACAAATGAAGACCTAGTTGTGAAGAGTAGCTCGAAACTACTGCCTGGACATGTTGAATACTCAAAGCTAGTTGATGCTAATATACAGGATCCATCTAATGGCCCAATAAATTCTGTTCAGTTCCATAGAAATGCTCAGCTCCTTCTTGCTACAGGATTGGACAGAAAGCTTAGATTTTTTCAAATTGATGGCAAACGTAACACCAAGATTCAAAGCATCTTCCTTGAAGATTGCCCCGTTCGGAAAGCTTCTTTCTTGCCAGATGGGTCTCAGGTTATCTTATCGGGAAGAAGAAAATTTTTCTATAGTTTTGATTTGGTTAAGGCTAAGGTTGATAAAGTAGGTCCTTTAGTTGGTAGGGAAGAGAAAAGTTTGGAAAATTTTGAGGTCTCGCCTGATTCTAAATTAGTAGCTTTTGTGGGTAATGAGGGTTACATTTTATTAGTTTCGACAAAAACAAAGCAATTGGTTAGTACCTTAAAGATGAACGGAACAGTCCGATCCTTAGCTTTTGCAGAAGATGGACAGCAGTTGTTGAGCGGTGGCGGTGATGGCCAGGTTTACCACTGGGATCTGAGAACAATGACATGCATGCATAAAGGTGTAGATGAAGGCTGCATAAACAGCACAGCTCTTAGTACTTCTCCAGGTGGAAAACTTTTCGCAGCTGGTTCAGACAGCGGAATTGTGAATATTTACAATAGAGAGGAATTCCTCGGGGGCAAGAGGAAGCCTATCAAGACCATTGAGAATTTGACCACTAAAGTAGATTTTATGAAATTCAATCACGATTCTCAAATATTAGCAATCTGTTCATGCATGAAAAAGAGCAGTTTGAAATTGATACATATCCCGTCATATACTGTGTTTTCCAACTGGCCACCGCCGAATGCAAGCCTGAGTTACCCCCGGTGTCTTGATTTTAGTCCAGGTGGTGGTTTCATGGCTGTAGGAAACTCTGCAGGAAAGGTGTTATTGTACAAGTTGCACCATTACCAGcatgcataa
- the LOC112762508 gene encoding phosphoglycerate mutase-like protein 1 isoform X1 produces MPVVITHDPILLNSAFVPTPISQHRPAIFPPSQRSPPRILRFSPRSDMDAAASQGLYPLHRCKTLHLVRHAQGFHNVEGDKNPDAYLSYDLFDANLTPLGWSQVDNLRKHVKTSDVSKGIELVIVSPLLRTMQTAVGVFGGEAYTDGITAPPLMNDNVGDSGRPAISSLNCPPFIAVEQCREHLGVHPCDKRRSITEYRNMFPAIDFSLIESDEDILWKPDIRETNEEVVARGLKFFEWLWKRKEKEIAVVSHSGFLFHALSSFGNDCHPTIKSEICTHYANCELRSVVIIDRGMIGSDNPTTNYPGKIPAGLDLPSDIADEKLSGNGEAN; encoded by the exons ATGCCCGTTGTTATTACACATGATCCTATTTTGTTGAATTCCGCTTTTGTCCCCACTCCCATTTCACAGCATCGCCCTGCAATTTTTCCACCATCGCAACGTTCTCCTCCTCGCATTCTTCGCTTCTCTCCTCgctcag ATATGGATGCTGCTGCAAGTCAAGGTCTTTATCCATTGCACCGTTGTAAAACTCTTCACCTG GTTAGACATGCACAAGGCTTTCACAATGTAGAAGGAGACAAGAATCCTGATGCATACTTGTCTTATGATCTTTTTGATGCAAACCTAACCCCTCTTGGCTGGAGCCAG GTTGACAACCTGCGAAAGCATGTTAAGACAAGCGATGTTTCTAAAGGAATTGAACTAGTCATTGTTTCCCCCTTGTTAAG GACCATGCAAACAGCAGTTGGGGTTTTTGGTGGTGAAGCATACACTGATGGGATTACTGCGCCTCCTCTGATGAATGATAATGTTGGAGATAGTGGTCGTCCTGCAATTTCTAGTCTGAATTGCCCACCATTTATAGCAGTAGAGCAGTGCCGAGAGCATTTG GGAGTTCATCCTTGTGATAAGAGAAGAAGCATCACTGAGTATCGGAATATGTTTCCAGCTATTGATTTTTCACTG ATAGAAAGTGATGAGGACATTTTGTGGAAACCTGACATTAGAGAGACGAATGAAGAAGTTGTTGCCAGGGGACTGAAGTTTTTTGAATG GTTGTGGAAGCGTAAAGAGAAAGAGATAGCTGTTGTTTCTCACAGCGGTTTTCTGTTTCATGCCCTAAGTTCTTTTGGAAATGATTGCCATCCAACTATAAAGAGTGAAATCTGCACACA CTATGCTAATTGCGAACTACGTTCTGTTGTTATCATTGATAGAGG CATGATTGGCTCAGATAACCCAACTACCAACTATCCTGGCAAAATTCCTGCTGGTCTTGACCTTCCTAGTGACATTGCTGATGAGAAACTTTCAGGGAATGGGGAAGCGAATTAA
- the LOC112762508 gene encoding phosphoglycerate mutase-like protein 1 isoform X3, with amino-acid sequence MMVLWFGLHRPAIFPPSQRSPPRILRFSPRSDMDAAASQGLYPLHRCKTLHLVRHAQGFHNVEGDKNPDAYLSYDLFDANLTPLGWSQVDNLRKHVKTSDVSKGIELVIVSPLLRTMQTAVGVFGGEAYTDGITAPPLMNDNVGDSGRPAISSLNCPPFIAVEQCREHLGVHPCDKRRSITEYRNMFPAIDFSLIESDEDILWKPDIRETNEEVVARGLKFFEWLWKRKEKEIAVVSHSGFLFHALSSFGNDCHPTIKSEICTHYANCELRSVVIIDRGMIGSDNPTTNYPGKIPAGLDLPSDIADEKLSGNGEAN; translated from the exons ATGATGGTGTTATGGTTTGGGCTG CATCGCCCTGCAATTTTTCCACCATCGCAACGTTCTCCTCCTCGCATTCTTCGCTTCTCTCCTCgctcag ATATGGATGCTGCTGCAAGTCAAGGTCTTTATCCATTGCACCGTTGTAAAACTCTTCACCTG GTTAGACATGCACAAGGCTTTCACAATGTAGAAGGAGACAAGAATCCTGATGCATACTTGTCTTATGATCTTTTTGATGCAAACCTAACCCCTCTTGGCTGGAGCCAG GTTGACAACCTGCGAAAGCATGTTAAGACAAGCGATGTTTCTAAAGGAATTGAACTAGTCATTGTTTCCCCCTTGTTAAG GACCATGCAAACAGCAGTTGGGGTTTTTGGTGGTGAAGCATACACTGATGGGATTACTGCGCCTCCTCTGATGAATGATAATGTTGGAGATAGTGGTCGTCCTGCAATTTCTAGTCTGAATTGCCCACCATTTATAGCAGTAGAGCAGTGCCGAGAGCATTTG GGAGTTCATCCTTGTGATAAGAGAAGAAGCATCACTGAGTATCGGAATATGTTTCCAGCTATTGATTTTTCACTG ATAGAAAGTGATGAGGACATTTTGTGGAAACCTGACATTAGAGAGACGAATGAAGAAGTTGTTGCCAGGGGACTGAAGTTTTTTGAATG GTTGTGGAAGCGTAAAGAGAAAGAGATAGCTGTTGTTTCTCACAGCGGTTTTCTGTTTCATGCCCTAAGTTCTTTTGGAAATGATTGCCATCCAACTATAAAGAGTGAAATCTGCACACA CTATGCTAATTGCGAACTACGTTCTGTTGTTATCATTGATAGAGG CATGATTGGCTCAGATAACCCAACTACCAACTATCCTGGCAAAATTCCTGCTGGTCTTGACCTTCCTAGTGACATTGCTGATGAGAAACTTTCAGGGAATGGGGAAGCGAATTAA